The following coding sequences are from one Salvia hispanica cultivar TCC Black 2014 chromosome 3, UniMelb_Shisp_WGS_1.0, whole genome shotgun sequence window:
- the LOC125213809 gene encoding uncharacterized protein LOC125213809, giving the protein MENQETITAEASNAVASHTFPRHVGGQEDAQGDELAEPEPEPHGRRKEILKALEAVERDSAAIAESFSSLFSSLRQSLSQATGSTVEHMNCFSDAAGRLQECVLDASTKGNRYINSCLRLNEEMKDMDALATKLKILRRHVDALDSVVNRVVRSP; this is encoded by the exons ATGGAGAACCAGGAAACGATTACCGCCGAAGCTTCAAATGCGGTGGCCAGTCACACTTTTCCTCGCCATGTCGGAGGCCAGGAAGATGCACAAGGCGATGAGTTGGCTGAGCCGGAGCCGGAGCCGCACGGTCGGAGGAAGGAGATTCTGAAAGCGCTGGAGGCAGTGGAGAGGGATTCAGCTGCCATAGCCGAGAGCTTCTCCTCTCTCTTCAGCTCTCTCCGCCAATCACTCTCACAG GCTACTGGCTCTACGGTTGAACACATGAACTGCTTCAGTGATGCAGCTGGACGCCTTCAAGAATGTG TGCTTGATGCATCAACAAAGGGAAATCGATACATAAACTCTTGTCTGAG attaaatgaagagatgaAAGACATGGATGCTCTCGCAACAAAATT AAAAATTCTCAGGAGACATGTTGATGCACTGGACTCTGTGGTGAATCGAGTTGTTCGTTCGCCTTAA
- the LOC125213806 gene encoding dynamin-related protein 4C-like isoform X2, whose protein sequence is MSSSTVVESVRRMNLLKISKHDLQQEEEEEEEEEHEPSHDAPIVSPYNDRIRPLLDTVDRLRHLKIMQEGIQLPTIVVVGDQSSGKSSVLESLAGIRLPRGDGICTRVPLIMSLKNHSDPRPHLSLEFNGKTVQTDEANVVDEIMYTTQEIAGKGKGISNTPLTLVVKKKGVPDLTMIDLPGITRVPVKGQPEDISEQISDIIMKYITPEESIILNVLSAGVDFPTCESIRMSQRVDKTGHRTLAVVTKADKSPEGLLEKIVADDVNIGLGYVCVRNRIGDETYEEARAEEAKLFENNPLLSRIDKSIVGISALAERLTTIQANIIVKCLPEIVRKINEKLSANLEELNKMPQHLSSISEAMTAFMKILCSARESLRKILLQGEFDEYPTDDNMHASARLAEMLNKYSEELRSAKSGEGNDNFLVDEMKVLEESRSVGLPNFIPKSAFRTLLAKKVEEISTTPLDYSEKIWNYIRSVVISVLLKHCDNYPQLISCTRRAAQNLISRKKHHSTEWISDLVKMEKLSDYTCNGAYSASWNKLMAEQNGFMERIRGNFPLAPVSGFGDINIAHLWGVNADVVQAAYDLKMRMAAYWEVVTGRMVDNMVLHLMFSIGKVVNKEMQDEIIYEVVGPQGNGLERMLDEPPSVAEKRKKLQSSVALLKQSKEIVANIMDNISLDFD, encoded by the exons ATGTCATCATCTACAGTAGTAGAGTCCGTGCGGAGGATGAATCTCCTCAAAATCTCCAAACACGACCTCCAacaagaggaggaagaagaagaggaagaggagcaTGAACCCAGTCACGACGCCCCCATTGTTTCCCCCTACAACGACCGGATTCGGCCGCTGCTGGACACGGTGGACAGGCTGCGCCACCTCAAAATCATGCAGGAAGGCATCCAGCTCCCCACCATCGTCGTCGTCGGCGACCAGTCCTCCGGCAA GTCCAGCGTCCTCGAGTCCCTCGCCGGCATCCGCCTCCCCCGCGGCGACGGCATCTGCACCCGCGTCCCCCTCATCATGAGCCTCAAAAACCACTCCGATCCCCGCCCCCACCTCTCCCTCGAGTTCAACGGCAAAACCGTCCAAACCGACGAGGCTAACGTCGTCGATGAAATCATGTACACAACTCAGGAGATCGCCGGCAAAGGGAAGGGCATCTCCAACACTCCGTTGACTCTCGTCGTCAAGAAGAAAGGCGTGCCCGATCTCACCATGATCGATCTCCCCGGGATAACTAGGGTTCCGGTCAAAGGCCAGCCGGAGGACATCTCCGAGCAGATCTCTGACATTATCATGAAGTACATCACGCCGGAGGAGAGCATAATCCTCAACGTCTTATCCGCCGGCGTCGATTTTCCCACCTGCGAGTCGATTCGGATGTCGCAGAGAGTGGACAAAACCGGCCATAGGACTCTCGCCGTCGTCACCAAGGCTGATAAGTCGCCGGAGGGGCTGCTTGAGAAGATCGTCGCCGACGATGTCAACATCGGCCTCGGCTACGTCTGCGTCAGAAACCGCATCGGCGATGAGACGTATGAAGAAGCTCGGGCAGAAGAGGCGAAGCTCTTCGAGAATAATCCTCTGCTTTCACGGATTGACAAGTCCATTGTTGGAATCTCTGCTTTGGCGGAGAGGTTGACGACCATTCAGGCCAACATCATCGTGAAATGCTTGCCTGAGATCGTGCGCAAAATCAACGAGAAGCTCTCGGCTAATCTGGAAGAGCTGAATAAGATGCCTCAGCATCTGAGTTCAATCAGCGAAGCAATGACTGCGTTCATGAAAATTCTCTGCTCTGCTAGAGAATCTCTGAGGAAGATATTGCTACAAGGCGAGTTCGATGAGTATCCCACAGATGATAATATGCACGCCTCTGCTAGATTAGCTGAAATGCTCAACAAATACTCCGAGGAGCTCCGATCTGCCAAATCCGGCGAAGGCAACGACAATTTTCTGGTTGATGAAATGAAGGTTCTAGAAGAAAGCCGATCCGTCGGCCTCCCCAATTTCATACCTAAATCTGCATTCCGCACTCTGCTAGCGAAGAAAGTGGAGGAGATATCGACGACGCCGTTGGATTACTCGGAGAAGATATGGAATTACATCCGGAGCGTAGTGATCTCCGTCCTGCTGAAGCACTGCGACAACTACCCGCAGCTGATCTCATGCACCAGACGAGCGGCGCAAAACCTAATTTCGAGGAAGAAGCACCACTCTACCGAGTGGATCTCCGATCTGGTGAAGATGGAGAAGCTCTCCGACTACACGTGCAACGGGGCGTACTCGGCGTCGTGGAACAAGCTGATGGCAGAGCAGAACGGATTCATGGAGCGGATCCGCGGCAATTTCCCGCTGGCGCCAGTGAGCGGGTTCGGGGATATCAACATCGCGCATCTGTGGGGCGTGAACGCGGATGTGGTGCAGGCCGCATACGACCTGAAGATGAGGATGGCTGCATATTGGGAGGTGGTGACGGGAAGGATGGTCGATAACATGGTGCTGCACTTAATGTTCAGCATAGGAAAGGTGGTGAATAAGGAGATGCAGGATGAGATAATTTATGAGGTGGTGGGACCACAGGGGAACGGGCTGGAGAGGATGTTGGACGAGCCACCATCGGTGGcggagaagaggaagaagctACAGAGCAGCGTCGCCTTGCTCAAGCAGTCTAAAGAGATTGTTGCTAATATTATGGACAACATTTCTCTCGATTTCGATTGA
- the LOC125213806 gene encoding dynamin-related protein 4C-like isoform X1, with product MSSSTVVESVRRMNLLKISKHDLQQEEEEEEEEEHEPSHDAPIVSPYNDRIRPLLDTVDRLRHLKIMQEGIQLPTIVVVGDQSSGKSSVLESLAGIRLPRGDGICTRVPLIMSLKNHSDPRPHLSLEFNGKTVQTDEANVVDEIMYTTQEIAGKGKGISNTPLTLVVKKKGVPDLTMIDLPGITRVPVKGQPEDISEQISDIIMKYITPEESIILNVLSAGVDFPTCESIRMSQRVDKTGHRTLAVVTKADKSPEGLLEKIVADDVNIGLGYVCVRNRIGDETYEEARAEEAKLFENNPLLSRIDKSIVGISALAERLTTIQANIIVKCLPEIVRKINEKLSANLEELNKMPQHLSSISEAMTAFMKILCSARESLRKILLQGEFDEYPTDDNMHASARLAEMLNKYSEELRSAKSGEGNDNFLVDEMKVLEESRSVGLPNFIPKSAFRTLLAKKVEEISTTPLDYSEKIWNYIRSVVISVLLKHCDNYPQLISCTRRAAQNLISRKKHHSTEWISDLVKMEKLSDYTCNGAYSASWNKLMAEQNGFMERIRGNFPLAPVSGFGDINIAHLWGVNADVVQAAYDLKMRMAAYWEVVTGRMVDNMVLHLMFSIGKVVNKEMQDEIIYEVVGPQGNGLERMLDEPPSVAEKRKKLQSSVALLKQSKEIVANIMDNISLDFD from the coding sequence ATGTCATCATCTACAGTAGTAGAGTCCGTGCGGAGGATGAATCTCCTCAAAATCTCCAAACACGACCTCCAacaagaggaggaagaagaagaggaagaggagcaTGAACCCAGTCACGACGCCCCCATTGTTTCCCCCTACAACGACCGGATTCGGCCGCTGCTGGACACGGTGGACAGGCTGCGCCACCTCAAAATCATGCAGGAAGGCATCCAGCTCCCCACCATCGTCGTCGTCGGCGACCAGTCCTCCGGCAAGTCCAGCGTCCTCGAGTCCCTCGCCGGCATCCGCCTCCCCCGCGGCGACGGCATCTGCACCCGCGTCCCCCTCATCATGAGCCTCAAAAACCACTCCGATCCCCGCCCCCACCTCTCCCTCGAGTTCAACGGCAAAACCGTCCAAACCGACGAGGCTAACGTCGTCGATGAAATCATGTACACAACTCAGGAGATCGCCGGCAAAGGGAAGGGCATCTCCAACACTCCGTTGACTCTCGTCGTCAAGAAGAAAGGCGTGCCCGATCTCACCATGATCGATCTCCCCGGGATAACTAGGGTTCCGGTCAAAGGCCAGCCGGAGGACATCTCCGAGCAGATCTCTGACATTATCATGAAGTACATCACGCCGGAGGAGAGCATAATCCTCAACGTCTTATCCGCCGGCGTCGATTTTCCCACCTGCGAGTCGATTCGGATGTCGCAGAGAGTGGACAAAACCGGCCATAGGACTCTCGCCGTCGTCACCAAGGCTGATAAGTCGCCGGAGGGGCTGCTTGAGAAGATCGTCGCCGACGATGTCAACATCGGCCTCGGCTACGTCTGCGTCAGAAACCGCATCGGCGATGAGACGTATGAAGAAGCTCGGGCAGAAGAGGCGAAGCTCTTCGAGAATAATCCTCTGCTTTCACGGATTGACAAGTCCATTGTTGGAATCTCTGCTTTGGCGGAGAGGTTGACGACCATTCAGGCCAACATCATCGTGAAATGCTTGCCTGAGATCGTGCGCAAAATCAACGAGAAGCTCTCGGCTAATCTGGAAGAGCTGAATAAGATGCCTCAGCATCTGAGTTCAATCAGCGAAGCAATGACTGCGTTCATGAAAATTCTCTGCTCTGCTAGAGAATCTCTGAGGAAGATATTGCTACAAGGCGAGTTCGATGAGTATCCCACAGATGATAATATGCACGCCTCTGCTAGATTAGCTGAAATGCTCAACAAATACTCCGAGGAGCTCCGATCTGCCAAATCCGGCGAAGGCAACGACAATTTTCTGGTTGATGAAATGAAGGTTCTAGAAGAAAGCCGATCCGTCGGCCTCCCCAATTTCATACCTAAATCTGCATTCCGCACTCTGCTAGCGAAGAAAGTGGAGGAGATATCGACGACGCCGTTGGATTACTCGGAGAAGATATGGAATTACATCCGGAGCGTAGTGATCTCCGTCCTGCTGAAGCACTGCGACAACTACCCGCAGCTGATCTCATGCACCAGACGAGCGGCGCAAAACCTAATTTCGAGGAAGAAGCACCACTCTACCGAGTGGATCTCCGATCTGGTGAAGATGGAGAAGCTCTCCGACTACACGTGCAACGGGGCGTACTCGGCGTCGTGGAACAAGCTGATGGCAGAGCAGAACGGATTCATGGAGCGGATCCGCGGCAATTTCCCGCTGGCGCCAGTGAGCGGGTTCGGGGATATCAACATCGCGCATCTGTGGGGCGTGAACGCGGATGTGGTGCAGGCCGCATACGACCTGAAGATGAGGATGGCTGCATATTGGGAGGTGGTGACGGGAAGGATGGTCGATAACATGGTGCTGCACTTAATGTTCAGCATAGGAAAGGTGGTGAATAAGGAGATGCAGGATGAGATAATTTATGAGGTGGTGGGACCACAGGGGAACGGGCTGGAGAGGATGTTGGACGAGCCACCATCGGTGGcggagaagaggaagaagctACAGAGCAGCGTCGCCTTGCTCAAGCAGTCTAAAGAGATTGTTGCTAATATTATGGACAACATTTCTCTCGATTTCGATTGA
- the LOC125213806 gene encoding dynamin-related protein 4C-like isoform X3, whose product MNLLKISKHDLQQEEEEEEEEEHEPSHDAPIVSPYNDRIRPLLDTVDRLRHLKIMQEGIQLPTIVVVGDQSSGKSSVLESLAGIRLPRGDGICTRVPLIMSLKNHSDPRPHLSLEFNGKTVQTDEANVVDEIMYTTQEIAGKGKGISNTPLTLVVKKKGVPDLTMIDLPGITRVPVKGQPEDISEQISDIIMKYITPEESIILNVLSAGVDFPTCESIRMSQRVDKTGHRTLAVVTKADKSPEGLLEKIVADDVNIGLGYVCVRNRIGDETYEEARAEEAKLFENNPLLSRIDKSIVGISALAERLTTIQANIIVKCLPEIVRKINEKLSANLEELNKMPQHLSSISEAMTAFMKILCSARESLRKILLQGEFDEYPTDDNMHASARLAEMLNKYSEELRSAKSGEGNDNFLVDEMKVLEESRSVGLPNFIPKSAFRTLLAKKVEEISTTPLDYSEKIWNYIRSVVISVLLKHCDNYPQLISCTRRAAQNLISRKKHHSTEWISDLVKMEKLSDYTCNGAYSASWNKLMAEQNGFMERIRGNFPLAPVSGFGDINIAHLWGVNADVVQAAYDLKMRMAAYWEVVTGRMVDNMVLHLMFSIGKVVNKEMQDEIIYEVVGPQGNGLERMLDEPPSVAEKRKKLQSSVALLKQSKEIVANIMDNISLDFD is encoded by the coding sequence ATGAATCTCCTCAAAATCTCCAAACACGACCTCCAacaagaggaggaagaagaagaggaagaggagcaTGAACCCAGTCACGACGCCCCCATTGTTTCCCCCTACAACGACCGGATTCGGCCGCTGCTGGACACGGTGGACAGGCTGCGCCACCTCAAAATCATGCAGGAAGGCATCCAGCTCCCCACCATCGTCGTCGTCGGCGACCAGTCCTCCGGCAAGTCCAGCGTCCTCGAGTCCCTCGCCGGCATCCGCCTCCCCCGCGGCGACGGCATCTGCACCCGCGTCCCCCTCATCATGAGCCTCAAAAACCACTCCGATCCCCGCCCCCACCTCTCCCTCGAGTTCAACGGCAAAACCGTCCAAACCGACGAGGCTAACGTCGTCGATGAAATCATGTACACAACTCAGGAGATCGCCGGCAAAGGGAAGGGCATCTCCAACACTCCGTTGACTCTCGTCGTCAAGAAGAAAGGCGTGCCCGATCTCACCATGATCGATCTCCCCGGGATAACTAGGGTTCCGGTCAAAGGCCAGCCGGAGGACATCTCCGAGCAGATCTCTGACATTATCATGAAGTACATCACGCCGGAGGAGAGCATAATCCTCAACGTCTTATCCGCCGGCGTCGATTTTCCCACCTGCGAGTCGATTCGGATGTCGCAGAGAGTGGACAAAACCGGCCATAGGACTCTCGCCGTCGTCACCAAGGCTGATAAGTCGCCGGAGGGGCTGCTTGAGAAGATCGTCGCCGACGATGTCAACATCGGCCTCGGCTACGTCTGCGTCAGAAACCGCATCGGCGATGAGACGTATGAAGAAGCTCGGGCAGAAGAGGCGAAGCTCTTCGAGAATAATCCTCTGCTTTCACGGATTGACAAGTCCATTGTTGGAATCTCTGCTTTGGCGGAGAGGTTGACGACCATTCAGGCCAACATCATCGTGAAATGCTTGCCTGAGATCGTGCGCAAAATCAACGAGAAGCTCTCGGCTAATCTGGAAGAGCTGAATAAGATGCCTCAGCATCTGAGTTCAATCAGCGAAGCAATGACTGCGTTCATGAAAATTCTCTGCTCTGCTAGAGAATCTCTGAGGAAGATATTGCTACAAGGCGAGTTCGATGAGTATCCCACAGATGATAATATGCACGCCTCTGCTAGATTAGCTGAAATGCTCAACAAATACTCCGAGGAGCTCCGATCTGCCAAATCCGGCGAAGGCAACGACAATTTTCTGGTTGATGAAATGAAGGTTCTAGAAGAAAGCCGATCCGTCGGCCTCCCCAATTTCATACCTAAATCTGCATTCCGCACTCTGCTAGCGAAGAAAGTGGAGGAGATATCGACGACGCCGTTGGATTACTCGGAGAAGATATGGAATTACATCCGGAGCGTAGTGATCTCCGTCCTGCTGAAGCACTGCGACAACTACCCGCAGCTGATCTCATGCACCAGACGAGCGGCGCAAAACCTAATTTCGAGGAAGAAGCACCACTCTACCGAGTGGATCTCCGATCTGGTGAAGATGGAGAAGCTCTCCGACTACACGTGCAACGGGGCGTACTCGGCGTCGTGGAACAAGCTGATGGCAGAGCAGAACGGATTCATGGAGCGGATCCGCGGCAATTTCCCGCTGGCGCCAGTGAGCGGGTTCGGGGATATCAACATCGCGCATCTGTGGGGCGTGAACGCGGATGTGGTGCAGGCCGCATACGACCTGAAGATGAGGATGGCTGCATATTGGGAGGTGGTGACGGGAAGGATGGTCGATAACATGGTGCTGCACTTAATGTTCAGCATAGGAAAGGTGGTGAATAAGGAGATGCAGGATGAGATAATTTATGAGGTGGTGGGACCACAGGGGAACGGGCTGGAGAGGATGTTGGACGAGCCACCATCGGTGGcggagaagaggaagaagctACAGAGCAGCGTCGCCTTGCTCAAGCAGTCTAAAGAGATTGTTGCTAATATTATGGACAACATTTCTCTCGATTTCGATTGA
- the LOC125213808 gene encoding cycloeucalenol cycloisomerase isoform X2: MGGGEVDRSTSNLWLAHNPSKRWAELFFLIYTPFWLTLCLGIVVPYKLYENFTEWEYLLLGLVSALPAFIIPMVFVGKADRSLCWKDRYWVKASLWIILFSYVGNYFWTHYFFTVLGASYTFPSWRMNNVPHTTFLLTHVCFLFYHVSSNMTLRRIQHSVAHLPETTQWLFKASWILILSYFVAYLETVAISNFPYYEFVDRAVMYKVGCLFYAIYFFVSFPMFFRIDEEPSDAWDLPRVAVDALGAAMLVTIILDLWRIFLGPIVPIPESKQCHQPGLPWFPLSA; this comes from the exons ATGGGAG GTGGCGAAGTGGATCGCTCAACTTCAAATCTTTGGTTAGCTCATAACCCGAGCAAAAGATGGGCTGAACTCTTCTTTCTCATCTACACACCTTTTTGGCTCACACTCTGCCTTGGCATTGTCGTCCCCTACAAACTTTACGAg AATTTTACAGAGTGGGAGTACCTCTTACTTGGACTTGTTTCAGCTTTGCCTGCTTTTATAATTCCAATGGTTTTTGTTGGAAAG GCAGATAGGAGCTTGTGTTGGAAAGATCGTTATTGGGTGAAA GCTAGTCTCTGGATCATTCTCTTTAGTTACGTTGGAAATTATTTCTGGACCCACTATTTTTTCACGGTATTGGGTGCCTCATATACATTCCCGTCGTGGAGGATGAATAAT GTACCACATACAACTTTCCTTCTCACGCATGTCTGCTTCTTGTTTTACCACGTTTCTTCTAATATGACACTTCGCAGAATCCAGCATTCTGTCGCTCACTTGCCAGAAACAACACAGTGGCTGTTTAAAGCTTCCTGgattttaattctttcatatttcGTAGCATATCTGGAGACTGTAGCCATTTCTAAT TTTCCCTATTATGAATTTGTCGATCGAGCTGTCATGTACAAAGTTGGCTGCCTGttttatgcaatttatttcTTCGTTAGTTTCCCAATGTTTTTCAG GATCGATGAGGAACCAAGTGATGCTTGGGACCTCCCAAGAGTGGCTGTTGATGCTTTAGGTGCTGCAATGCTAGTCACCATCATTCTCGACTTATGGCGGATCTTCCTCGGACCAATTGTGCCTATTCCAGAATCAAAACAATGCCATCAACCAGGGCTTCCGTGGTTCCCCCTAAGCGC TTAA
- the LOC125213808 gene encoding cycloeucalenol cycloisomerase isoform X1, whose translation MGGGEVDRSTSNLWLAHNPSKRWAELFFLIYTPFWLTLCLGIVVPYKLYENFTEWEYLLLGLVSALPAFIIPMVFVGKADRSLCWKDRYWVKASLWIILFSYVGNYFWTHYFFTVLGASYTFPSWRMNNVPHTTFLLTHVCFLFYHVSSNMTLRRIQHSVAHLPETTQWLFKASWILILSYFVAYLETVAISNFPYYEFVDRAVMYKVGCLFYAIYFFVSFPMFFRIDEEPSDAWDLPRVAVDALGAAMLVTIILDLWRIFLGPIVPIPESKQCHQPGLPWFPLSA comes from the exons ATGGGAG GTGGCGAAGTGGATCGCTCAACTTCAAATCTTTGGTTAGCTCATAACCCGAGCAAAAGATGGGCTGAACTCTTCTTTCTCATCTACACACCTTTTTGGCTCACACTCTGCCTTGGCATTGTCGTCCCCTACAAACTTTACGAg AATTTTACAGAGTGGGAGTACCTCTTACTTGGACTTGTTTCAGCTTTGCCTGCTTTTATAATTCCAATGGTTTTTGTTGGAAAG GCAGATAGGAGCTTGTGTTGGAAAGATCGTTATTGGGTGAAA GCTAGTCTCTGGATCATTCTCTTTAGTTACGTTGGAAATTATTTCTGGACCCACTATTTTTTCACGGTATTGGGTGCCTCATATACATTCCCGTCGTGGAGGATGAATAAT GTACCACATACAACTTTCCTTCTCACGCATGTCTGCTTCTTGTTTTACCACGTTTCTTCTAATATGACACTTCGCAGAATCCAGCATTCTGTCGCTCACTTGCCAGAAACAACACAGTGGCTGTTTAAAGCTTCCTGgattttaattctttcatatttcGTAGCATATCTGGAGACTGTAGCCATTTCTAAT TTTCCCTATTATGAATTTGTCGATCGAGCTGTCATGTACAAAGTTGGCTGCCTGttttatgcaatttatttcTTCGTTAGTTTCCCAATGTTTTTCAG GATCGATGAGGAACCAAGTGATGCTTGGGACCTCCCAAGAGTGGCTGTTGATGCTTTAGGTGCTGCAATGCTAGTCACCATCATTCTCGACTTATGGCGGATCTTCCTCGGACCAATTGTGCCTATTCCAGAATCAAAACAATGCCATCAACCAGGGCTTCCGTGGTTCCCCCTAAGCGCGTAA
- the LOC125213807 gene encoding transcription factor GLABRA 3-like, translating to MATGNQNQKEMPQNLRTHLALAVQSFQWSYAIFWSVSCIQPGMLEWCEGYYNGDIKTRKTVQVAEVDMDQLGLQRSDQLRELYVSLSLGDTKPQAKRPTTALSPEDLTDAEWYFLVCMSFVFNANQGLPGRTLAANQMIWLCNAHRADTKVFSRSLLAKSASIKTIVCFPHSGGVVELGTTELVPEDPSLIRHISSFLKSPSVAVPLIPNLVFDSSSCNPNDLNLERLDHGHMLEDGLDRLMDDPYMEICSPYNSSDDFANNLLRDESNLVEGVGGEASKLQSWPVMEDAVSNCLNNSVDSSDCVSQTEGEPETVIPHSDGNKEKKSCMQECNQKTSSEGQGHDVHYHSVLSYLLKSSHQLILGPYIRNGSTESSFVCWKKVGVPGPQRGTTPQKLLKKVLFEVARLHQSCRVESDKHHICPKSDEADRNHVLSERKRREKINERFMILGSLVPSGGKGDKVSVLDHTIEHLRELERRVEELESYKEAMERGSTTHSKSQDAIERTSDNYRDDNNSKKPAMNKRKAGHRDKTGPRLRDSSPTDNITISVSNKVVLIEMRCLFKEHVLFEVMETLSKIHLETQTIQSSTNDGTLSITVNAKCEGLKSPSAVEIKEALQKIIRKC from the exons ATGGCAACTGGAAACCAAAACCAGAAAGAAATGCCTCAGAATCTAAGGACGCATCTTGCTCTTGCTGTTCAAAGCTTTCAATGGAGCTATGCAATTTTCTGGTCCGTTTCTTGCATACAACCAGG GATGCTGGAATGGTGCGAAGGGTACTACAACGGTGATATAAAAACACGAAAGACTGTTCAAGTAGCTGAGGTGGACATGGATCAGTTGGGATTGCAGAGAAGTGATCAATTAAGAGAGCTTTACGTGTCTCTGTCGCTCGGTGATACCAAACCTCAAGCTAAGAGGCCTACAACTGCATTATCCCCTGAAGATCTCACTGATGCAGAGTGGTATTTCTTGGTTTGTATGTCTTTCGTGTTCAACGCCAACCAAGG GTTGCCTGGGAGAACATTAGCTGCAAATCAAATGATATGGCTCTGCAATGCTCACCGGGCTGACACCAAAGTCTTCTCTCGTTCTTTGCTTGCAAAG AGCGCATCGATCAAG ACTATTGTGTGCTTTCCCCATTCAGGAGGTGTCGTTGAGCTCGGGACAACTGAACTA GTTCCAGAAGATCCAAGTCTGATTCGGCATATAAGTTCGTTCCTCAAGAGTCCTTCAGTGGCGGTTCCCCTTATTCCTAACCTTGTCTTCGACAGCAGCAGTTGCAACCCAAATGATCTGAATCTTGAACGACTCGACCATGGCCACATGCTCGAAGATGGTCTTGACCGGCTCATGGATGATCCATACATGGAGATATGTTCTCCATATAACTCTTCAGATGATTTTGCAAACAATCTGCTGAGAGATGAGTCGAATTTGGTGGAAGGTGTGGGCGGTGAGGCTTCTAAACTGCAAAGCTGGCCAGTAATGGAAGATGCAGTCAGTAATTGCTTGAATAATTCTGTGGATTCCAGTGACTGTGTCTCTCAAACAGAGGGAGAACCCGAGACGGTAATCCCACATTCGGATGGGAACAAGGAAAAGAAAAGCTGCATGCAGGAATGCAATCAAAAGACATCTTCTGAAGGCCAAGGACATGATGTTCATTACCACAGTGTTCTTTCCTACCTCTTGAAGAGTTCTCACCAATTGATTCTTGGACCTTACATCAGAAATGGGAGCACAGAGTCGAGCTTCGTTTGCTGGAAGAAGGTTGGAGTTCCGGGACCCCAAAGAGGAACTACTCCACAGAAGCTACTCAAGAAAGTGCTCTTTGAAGTTGCTAGATTACACCAAAGTTGCAGGGTTGAATCTGATAAACATCACATCTGTCCCAAATCTGATGAAGCCGATAGAAACCATGTCTTATCTGAACGGAAGCGTCGAGAGAAAATAAACGAGAGATTCATGATTCTTGGATCCCTAGTCCCATCTGGTGGAAAG GGTGACAAAGTATCGGTGCTTGACCACACGATAGAGCACTTGAGGGAGCTCGAGAGAAGAGTGGAGGAGCTGGAGTCCTACAAGGAAGCAATGGAGAGAGGGTCAACCACACACAGCAAATCCCAGGATGCCATTGAGAGGACCTCGGATAACTACAGAGATGACAACAATTCGAAGAAGCCAGCGATGAATAAGAGGAAGGCCGGTCATAGGGACAAGACAGGACCTCGGTTGAGAGACTCCTCCCCAACTGATAACATAACCATCAGTGTCTCAAACAAGGTGGTCTTGATTGAGATGAGGTGCTTGTTTAAGGAGCACGTGTTGTTCGAAGTTATGGAGACGTTGAGCAAAATACACCTCGAAACGCAGACTATCCAGTCATCCACCAATGATGGGACTCTCTCCATCACTGTAAATGCCAAG TGCGAGGGACTGAAATCTCCATCAGCAGTAGAGATCAAAGAAGCTCTTCAGAAAATTATCAGGAAGTGTTGA